From the genome of Methylocystis bryophila, one region includes:
- a CDS encoding DUF4158 domain-containing protein, with translation MKKHEILSPQARAALFDPPNDPATIVRHYTLSPDDLALVRRRRRDANRLGFAVRLAYQRFPGRVLGIDETPPADVLSFIAGQLGIEPGMFHEYARREETRWEHLGDIQSYLGVRPFSRGDYRSVTKIATTEATGMDRGEAIVAAMIEALRTRGILLPAATILERIGLAARARARKQAHKNLIEGLEQRTVNELRALTAVSDNKDRTRLAWLRDWPEAPTQKNLVGVVERLDFIRSLGVEPDREQRIHRARYRAIARETAILSAQHLSRFDTPRRLATLVVFAREMEAILTDAALVMFRQDAWRRVPSCRTRRQRKCCSSSKSA, from the coding sequence ATGAAGAAGCATGAAATCCTCTCGCCGCAGGCCCGGGCGGCCCTATTCGATCCGCCCAACGATCCGGCGACAATTGTTCGGCACTATACGCTTTCGCCCGACGATCTGGCGCTTGTCCGTCGACGGCGGCGTGACGCCAATCGGCTTGGGTTCGCGGTGCGTCTCGCCTACCAGCGTTTTCCAGGTCGAGTGCTCGGCATTGACGAGACTCCGCCCGCTGACGTTCTGTCATTCATTGCCGGTCAACTCGGCATCGAGCCGGGAATGTTTCACGAGTATGCTCGTCGAGAAGAAACGCGCTGGGAGCATCTCGGCGACATACAGTCATATCTGGGCGTCCGTCCGTTCAGCCGCGGTGATTATCGGTCCGTCACAAAGATTGCGACGACCGAAGCGACTGGCATGGATCGCGGCGAGGCCATTGTTGCCGCCATGATCGAAGCGCTCCGAACTCGCGGCATTTTGTTGCCTGCGGCGACAATTCTGGAGCGCATCGGTCTGGCGGCGCGTGCACGCGCCCGAAAGCAGGCTCATAAGAATCTCATCGAGGGATTAGAGCAGCGGACGGTCAATGAACTGCGAGCGTTGACCGCGGTCAGCGACAACAAAGATCGCACGAGGCTTGCGTGGTTACGTGACTGGCCGGAGGCGCCGACGCAGAAGAACCTGGTTGGCGTCGTCGAGCGCTTGGATTTCATCCGCAGCTTGGGTGTTGAACCAGATCGCGAGCAACGGATTCATCGTGCGCGCTATAGAGCAATCGCCAGGGAAACGGCTATTCTCAGCGCCCAGCATCTTTCGCGGTTCGATACCCCGCGCCGACTGGCCACTCTGGTGGTGTTCGCCCGCGAGATGGAAGCAATCCTCACGGACGCGGCGCTGGTCATGTTTCGACAAGATGCTTGGCGGCGTGTACCGTCGTGCCGAACGCGCCGACAGAGAAAATGTTGTTCATCGAGCAAAAGCGCTTGA
- a CDS encoding class I SAM-dependent methyltransferase, producing the protein MTMSNLNEAVFASSEIVAAYAKMDGLHRCEQHLFAKYLRPGATILDIGVGAGRTAPYLAPAAASYIGIDYSEPMIDAARRRFPASDFRWGDAADLSGFENERFDLVLFSFNGMSSIPSDESRRRALQEVARVLKPGGNFIFSVSNAEFLIFLPELREATLKQRIWRCVISATKTLGLLWRQLRSGVFFRGEGYLPVPVHKGMRLYAATPAIISAEAAAAGLSVVEKVDYDCYFDCSRYAVGSWCYVAEKP; encoded by the coding sequence ATGACGATGAGCAATTTGAACGAAGCCGTATTTGCGTCGAGCGAGATTGTCGCCGCATATGCGAAAATGGATGGCTTGCACCGGTGCGAGCAGCATCTCTTCGCCAAATATTTACGGCCCGGCGCCACGATCCTCGATATTGGCGTCGGAGCGGGTCGCACGGCGCCCTACCTTGCGCCGGCAGCGGCGAGCTACATTGGGATCGACTATTCAGAGCCGATGATCGACGCGGCCCGCCGGCGCTTTCCAGCGTCGGACTTCCGCTGGGGTGACGCGGCGGATCTATCAGGCTTCGAGAACGAGCGTTTCGACCTTGTGTTGTTCTCGTTCAACGGCATGAGCTCGATCCCTTCCGACGAGTCGAGGCGGCGCGCGCTTCAGGAAGTGGCGCGCGTGCTCAAGCCAGGTGGAAACTTCATTTTCTCGGTCAGCAACGCCGAGTTTCTGATTTTTCTTCCTGAGTTGCGCGAGGCTACCCTCAAGCAGCGGATCTGGCGCTGCGTGATCTCGGCGACGAAGACGCTCGGTCTCCTGTGGCGACAGCTCAGAAGTGGAGTTTTCTTCAGAGGAGAAGGCTATCTCCCCGTGCCAGTCCATAAAGGCATGCGCCTTTACGCGGCCACACCAGCGATCATTTCCGCTGAGGCGGCGGCCGCAGGGTTATCTGTGGTCGAGAAGGTCGATTACGATTGTTATTTCGACTGCTCGCGATATGCGGTCGGCTCCTGGTGCTATGTGGCCGAGAAGCCGTGA